A genomic stretch from Camarhynchus parvulus chromosome 11, STF_HiC, whole genome shotgun sequence includes:
- the MPHOSPH6 gene encoding M-phase phosphoprotein 6: MAGEVKTKLSKNLLRMKFMQRGLDSQTKKQLEEEEKKIISEEHWYLDVPDLKEKESCIIEERSFLRCEDLVYGRMSFKGFNPEIEKLMIQMNSKCKEEKIEEDDKMEADVSDEEMARRYETLVGTIGKKFLRKRDQRVLKDDDEDEDDEVEEGNSNTRPCKRAKKMFLKPQD, encoded by the exons TTCATGCAAAGGGGTTTGGATTCACAAACTAAAAAACAActagaggaagaagaaaagaagataatTAGTGAAGAACACTGGTATCTTGATGTACCAGATCTAAAGGAAAAAGA gAGCTGTATAATAGAAGAGAGAAGCTTTCTGCGATGTGAGGATCTCGTTTATGGCAGAATGTCCTTCAAAGGATTCAATCCTGAAATTGAG aagttAATGATCCAAATGAACTCCAAgtgcaaggaggaaaaaattgaagAGGATGATAAAATGGAGGCTGATGTGTCCGATGAAGAAATGGCCAGAAG ATACGAAACATTAGTGGGAACaatagggaagaaatttttgagaaaaaggGACCAACGTGTACTCAaggatgatgatgaagatgaagatgatgaagttGAAGAGGGGAATAGTAACACAAGACCTTGTAAAAGAGCTaagaaaatgttcttaaaaCCTCAGGATTAA